The window CTCTCCAGATATTGACCTTGTCTGAAATGACCACGGCTCGTTCCATGGCCATGGCTTCGACAACGGCTATTCCAAAGTTCTCCGTGTATGAAGGCAAAACGAAGAGATCGGCAAGGGAAAGGATAGCCCTTTTTTTTTCCCCGAGGAGCATGCCTGTAAAGATCGCCTTATCTTCTATTTTATACTCTTTTAACCATCCCCTGACTTTTTCCCCGTAACCTTCGTTATCGGGACCGGCAAGGACCAACCAAAGATCGGGAATTTCTTTCAGCACTTGGGAAAAGGCGGGAACCAAGAGATCAAGACCCTTCTTGAAGTTGATCCGGCCAAAGAAAAGAAGCACTTTTTTCCCCTGAAATTCAGGGAAGAGCTTTTCCGCAATTTTGCGATTGGGAATGTAGTCTTTTAACCGGATGCCAAGGGGAATGATGATGGCTTTTGTCCTTAAGTTCAAGGGTCTAACAAGATCCCTTTCTTCTTGGGTAGTAAAGTGAATCGCTGCAGCGTTATTTAAATTTTTAAGTTCGATGAGCCTTTCGTAGATGGTTTTTATCCACCGGTTTTTTTTGTACAAGTAAGGATCAAGCGATCCGTGAGGGCGGATGACGTAAGGAATTTTGTTTTTTCTTGAGTAAAAAGAACCGATCGTGGGAGGAAAACGGTAAAGGGAATAGATGTAGACGATGTCAAACTGGCGGATATTTTTTTTTAGAGCATGGGCAAGTAAAAGGGAAAAGTAAAAGTAACGGGTAAGAAAAAATTTACTCCAGGTAATTGGAAAGATATGGATGCGGATGCCTTTATTTTGAAAATTGGATATAAACGCAAGATCGTTTGTTTGGAGGTCTTCGGTCGTATAAATTTCCACGGAATGGCCCCTATCCTGCAAACCTTCAGCCGTTTCAAGGCAGGCTTTGGGAGGACCTCCATGACGCAAGGAAAGGCTGGATATAACGAGCAAGATCTTCATCTCGTTGAGGGCAAGGCTCTGAAATAGATGGAGTCAAAGGGAAAAAAAATTAAAAGACTAACCACAGGAAAGGCTCTAAATTTTAAAATTTATGAAGAAATCAGGTGTATGTATTGTAATATCTCAGTTCCCTTCGATGAGAAAAAAAAGATGTTAGATAGGCATGCTCTTGAAACAAAATAAAGTTTATCAAATGAAAGTGTATGATCAATCTATTGAAATAAATTATCCAATCAATGAAATTGCAGTGGGATTCCTGCAAAAGATCATCGATAACCAGGTTATTTAAGGGGCTCATAATCTCTACCTATCGAGTTTAGCTCATGTAGTCCGGGTATAATTAAGCTTGTTTTGATTTTATTTTTAATCCTTTCTTAAAAAAGAAGGAATGTGAAAATGGAAAAGACACCAAGCTTAAATCATTATACTACATTATGTAAGGCTTTTTAAAATAAGAACAAATAACCATAATATTCCTATTCCATGAATGGTGCTATAACTCCATTTTTTTTCTCCACCCTGATTTTCTACACTCATTTTCTTGATCAATTCCTGATCAATTTTCTCATACATTCAAGGTTATGCTATGAATATTATCCAACCATGAAAAAACCAAGTGAAAATAAAAGCAATTGTTTTCAGTAAGATGGACAAGGAATCTCTATTAAAAGCGTTGACAAAACTTTTTGACTCAATTGAAGAAAAGTAGGTTTTATCCGAAAGTTCTGCCATTCAATTTGTAGATTTACCAACTTCTAAGAGAGATTTTCACCATGAAAAGATACAACTCCATCCTGGCATATCGGCTACGGATAGCTTTTTTCGCTTCGGACTACTGAAGGAAATACTTAGGTAGAGGCAAACATAAACTACAGTCGTTTGCCAATGATATAGAAATAATTTTTTATTTTTAACTTTTTTCCCAAAGATTGAAGCAGAGGGGATTGGTTGCTGAAGTAATAGCCGATAGAACAGGAAAAACCATGGTTTTTTAATAGGTTAATGATGCTTTCTTGATCGACTCCGGAACGAATCGCGTGATATTCAGTGTTATCATAAACATCATCTTTATATCCGATTAAAACACGGCGCATTTTTCTATACAATCCACCCAGAATGTCGCCTTGTGTTATCCTCCAAGAGTAGTACAGGCATTGAGAAAGGAAAAAAGAATAGAAATCAAGAGTCTTGTGGTAAAGGGGAT is drawn from Methylacidiphilum infernorum V4 and contains these coding sequences:
- a CDS encoding glycosyltransferase, with the translated sequence MKILLVISSLSLRHGGPPKACLETAEGLQDRGHSVEIYTTEDLQTNDLAFISNFQNKGIRIHIFPITWSKFFLTRYFYFSLLLAHALKKNIRQFDIVYIYSLYRFPPTIGSFYSRKNKIPYVIRPHGSLDPYLYKKNRWIKTIYERLIELKNLNNAAAIHFTTQEERDLVRPLNLRTKAIIIPLGIRLKDYIPNRKIAEKLFPEFQGKKVLLFFGRINFKKGLDLLVPAFSQVLKEIPDLWLVLAGPDNEGYGEKVRGWLKEYKIEDKAIFTGMLLGEKKRAILSLADLFVLPSYTENFGIAVVEAMAMERAVVISDKVNIWREVKEAGAGLVVPCRVDEIARACVKLLKDPQLALEMGRRGRILVEARYSLEATTRELEKEFQKIMEDQRGVS